One window of the Perca fluviatilis chromosome 5, GENO_Pfluv_1.0, whole genome shotgun sequence genome contains the following:
- the tuba5 gene encoding tubulin alpha 5 encodes MRECISIHVGQAGVQTGNACWELFCLEHGVGPDGVFLDSPAEPNSREDPFNTFFSTGSYGRHVPRAIYVDLEPTVVDEVRVGKYRELFHPEQLISGKEDAANNYARGHYTVGKEIIDDVMERIRKMSDQCTGLQGFLVFHSFGGGTGSGFTSLLMERLSVDYGKKSKLEFAVYPAPQVSTAVVEPYNAILTTHTTLEHSDCAFMVDNEAIYDICRRNMDIESPGYINLNRLIGQIVSSITASLRFDGALNVDLMEFQTNLVPFPRIHFPLVTYSPIISSEKAYHEQLTVTEITSACFEPINQMVKCDPRHGKYMACCMLYRGDVVPKDVNAAIANIKTRRSIQFVDWCPTGFKVGINYQPPTAVPGGDLAKVQRAVCMLSNTTAIAEAWSRLDHKFDLMYAKRAFVHWYVGEGMEEGEFAEAREDLACLEKDYEELGQMSPDSENDDEGQEY; translated from the exons ATG AGAGAGTGCATCTCTATCCACGTGGGCCAGGCAGGTGTCCAGACAGGAAACGCCTGCTGGGAGCTCTTCTGCCTCGAGCACGGCGTTGGTCCTGATGGCGTCTTCCTGGACAGTCCTGCAGAACCCAACTCTCGTGAAGACCCATTCAACACTTTCTTCAGTACTGGGAGCTATGGGCGTCATGTTCCCAGAGCAATCTATGTGGACCTGGAGCCCACAGTGGTTG ATGAAGTGAGAGTTGGGAAGTACAGGGAGCTTTTCCACCCTGAGCAGCTGATCTCTGGAAAGGAGGATGCAGCCAACAACTACGCTCGAGGCCATTACACTGTCGGGAAAGAAATCATTGATGATGTCATGGAGCGTATTCGTAAAATG TCGGACCAGTGCACCGGCCTTCAGGGGTTCCTCGTCTTTCACAGCTTTGGAGGTGGAACCGGCTCTGGCTTCACCTCTCTGCTGATGGAGCGCCTGTCTGTCGACTACGGCAAGAAATCCAAGCTGGAGTTTGCTGTGTACCCAGCTCCCCAGGTGTCCACTGCTGTGGTGGAGCCCTACAACGCCATCCTGACCACCCACACCACCTTAGAGCACTCCGACTGCGCCTTCATGGTGGACAACGAGGCCATCTATGACATATGTCGTCGCAACATGGACATTGAGAGTCCTGGTTACATCAACCTTAACAGATTGATCGGTCAGATCGTTTCCTCGATCACCGCCTCCCTTCGTTTCGACGGCGCCCTCAATGTCGACCTGATGGAGTTCCAGACCAACCTGGTCCCATTTCCACGTATCCACTTCCCTCTGGTTACCTACTCGCCCATCATCTCTTCTGAGAAGGCGTACCACGAGCAGCTGACTGTGACCGAGATCACCAGTGCCTGCTTCGAGCCGATCAATCAGATGGTCAAGTGTGATCCTCGTCACGGCAAGTACATGGCGTGCTGCATGCTGTACCGAGGCGACGTCGTCCCAAaggatgtgaacgctgccatCGCAAATATAAAGACCAGGCGTTCCATTCAGTTTGTTGACTGGTGCCCAACTGGCTTCAAG GTGGGCATTAACTACCAACCTCCCACTGCCGTTCCTGGTGGAGACCTGGCCAAAGTCCAGAGGGCTGTGTGCATGCTGAGCAACACCACGGCCATCGCTGAGGCCTGGTCCCGTCTCGACCACAAGTTCGACCTCATGTATGCCAAGCGTGCGTTTGTCCACTGGTATGTGGGTGAAGGCATGGAGGAGGGAGAGTTTGCAGAGGCCAGAGAGGACCTGGCCTGTCTGGAAAAGGATTACGAGGAGTTGGGTCAAATGAGCCCCGATTCTGAAAATGACGACGAGGGCCAAGAATACTGA